The following are encoded together in the Flavobacterium sp. TR2 genome:
- a CDS encoding DUF2490 domain-containing protein: MNRFFKLFFIILFVCQFVTGQNQRNIDHQTLTWIRYYNIFPLSEKWAIHSEFDNRSFVNPVHENLFVIRSQARYRATKMMDFGAGFAFFSVNTQNPNIDPDYSVPEYRAQQDLTLINDIAKITFHNRFQLEERFIQKADKNGLKDEFSFAYRFRYRLQSMFTIWEKEGRSIKGTISDEILFNFGKDNRRNTFDQNRFYVALRYHFNPNLGLELGYLKNFQRRASGVDFYDRDIIRFTVYHRINRKKL; the protein is encoded by the coding sequence TTGAACAGATTTTTTAAATTATTTTTCATAATACTCTTTGTATGCCAGTTTGTTACAGGGCAAAACCAAAGAAATATCGACCATCAGACTTTGACTTGGATTCGATACTACAATATTTTTCCGCTATCCGAAAAATGGGCTATTCATTCTGAATTTGACAATCGAAGCTTTGTAAATCCCGTTCATGAAAACCTTTTTGTTATAAGGTCACAAGCTCGGTACAGAGCGACTAAAATGATGGATTTTGGCGCTGGATTTGCTTTTTTCAGCGTGAATACTCAGAACCCAAACATTGATCCTGATTATTCTGTTCCCGAATATCGTGCACAACAAGACCTTACTTTAATTAATGATATTGCTAAAATCACTTTTCATAACCGTTTTCAGCTGGAAGAACGATTTATTCAAAAAGCAGATAAAAACGGACTGAAAGATGAATTTTCATTTGCTTACCGATTCAGGTACCGTTTGCAATCCATGTTTACGATTTGGGAAAAAGAAGGCAGAAGCATAAAAGGCACCATTTCTGATGAAATCTTATTCAATTTCGGAAAAGACAACCGCAGAAACACATTCGATCAAAATCGGTTTTATGTTGCTTTACGTTATCATTTCAATCCAAATCTTGGTTTAGAATTGGGCTATTTAAAAAACTTTCAAAGACGCGCCAGCGGTGTAGATTTCTATGATCGCGATATTATCAGATTTACGGTTTATCATAGGATTAATCGGAAAAAGCTATGA
- a CDS encoding GNAT family N-acetyltransferase: MKKEFPAIKTERLLLRQFADSDLENVFKGLSHPEVIKYYGVNFQTLESTKEQMSFFANLEKNDSGIWFAICSADNKTFYGAGGLNNLSKEHKKAEIGFWLIPNFWGQGIIKEAIPLICKYGFGSLGLNRIEAFVESENKNCKSVMAKLDFQYEGTMKNCEIKNGKFISLEIYAKLKDNLIKIE, encoded by the coding sequence ATGAAGAAAGAATTTCCAGCTATAAAAACCGAAAGACTTTTGCTGCGACAATTTGCTGATAGTGATCTTGAAAATGTTTTCAAAGGACTTTCGCATCCAGAAGTTATTAAATATTATGGAGTGAATTTTCAAACATTGGAATCAACTAAAGAACAAATGTCTTTTTTTGCTAACCTTGAAAAAAACGATTCGGGAATTTGGTTTGCTATTTGCTCTGCTGATAATAAAACATTCTACGGAGCAGGCGGCTTGAATAATTTAAGTAAAGAACATAAAAAAGCAGAAATCGGTTTTTGGTTAATTCCAAATTTTTGGGGACAAGGAATTATCAAAGAAGCAATACCGTTAATTTGTAAGTATGGATTTGGCAGTTTAGGACTTAACAGAATTGAAGCATTTGTGGAGTCGGAAAATAAGAATTGCAAAAGTGTGATGGCTAAACTTGATTTTCAATACGAAGGGACTATGAAAAACTGCGAAATTAAAAATGGCAAGTTTATAAGCCTTGAAATTTATGCTAAACTAAAAGATAATTTAATAAAGATTGAGTAA
- the der gene encoding ribosome biogenesis GTPase Der codes for MSNNIVAIVGRPNVGKSTLFNRLIQRREAIVDSVSGVTRDRNYGKSEWNGKEFSVIDTGGYVRGSDDVFEGEIRKQVELAIDEADVIIFVVDVEEGITPMDETVAKLLRKVTKPVLLAVNKVDNAMREKDAVEFYNLGLGEYYTFASISGSGTGDLLDALIEAFPEKPEPVAPETELPRFAVVGRPNAGKSSFINALIGKDRYIVTDIAGTTRDAIDTKFDRFGFEFNLVDTAGIRRKAKVKEDLEFYSVMRSVRAIEHADICILVIDATRGFEGQDQSIFWLAEKNRKGVVILVNKWDLVEKDTMSTRDYEEKIKKELMPFTDVPILFVSALTKQRLLKALEATVQVYENRKQRISTSKFNEYMLKVIEAYPPPAMKGKYVKIKYCMQLPTQTPQFVFFANLPQYVKEPYKRYLENKIREKWDFAGVPIDIYIREK; via the coding sequence ATGAGTAATAACATTGTTGCGATAGTAGGAAGACCTAATGTGGGGAAATCGACCCTGTTTAATAGGCTGATACAAAGAAGAGAAGCTATTGTAGATTCAGTATCTGGGGTTACCCGTGATAGAAACTATGGTAAAAGCGAGTGGAACGGAAAAGAGTTTTCTGTCATTGATACAGGTGGATATGTTCGAGGGTCTGATGACGTCTTCGAGGGTGAAATCCGTAAGCAGGTAGAGCTTGCTATTGACGAAGCTGATGTTATCATTTTTGTGGTTGATGTTGAAGAAGGGATTACGCCAATGGATGAAACTGTTGCAAAATTGCTTCGTAAAGTAACAAAACCAGTTTTATTGGCTGTAAATAAGGTGGATAACGCTATGCGCGAAAAAGACGCAGTAGAGTTTTATAACCTTGGTTTAGGAGAATATTATACTTTCGCGAGTATTTCGGGAAGCGGAACAGGTGATTTATTGGATGCTTTGATCGAAGCTTTCCCTGAAAAACCAGAGCCTGTTGCACCTGAAACAGAATTGCCTCGTTTTGCTGTTGTAGGACGTCCGAATGCTGGAAAATCTAGTTTCATTAACGCCTTGATTGGTAAAGACCGTTATATTGTTACAGATATTGCTGGAACAACTCGCGATGCTATTGACACTAAATTTGACCGTTTTGGTTTCGAATTTAATTTGGTTGATACAGCCGGAATTCGCCGTAAAGCAAAAGTTAAGGAAGATTTAGAGTTTTATTCTGTAATGCGTTCTGTGCGTGCAATCGAACACGCTGATATTTGTATTTTGGTGATTGATGCAACACGTGGATTTGAAGGTCAGGATCAGAGTATTTTTTGGCTGGCAGAGAAAAACCGTAAAGGTGTTGTAATCTTGGTAAACAAATGGGATTTGGTAGAAAAAGATACTATGTCTACACGTGATTACGAAGAGAAAATCAAAAAAGAACTAATGCCATTTACAGATGTGCCTATTCTATTTGTTTCTGCTTTAACAAAACAACGTTTATTGAAAGCTCTTGAAGCAACAGTTCAAGTTTACGAAAATAGAAAACAAAGAATTTCGACTTCAAAATTCAACGAATATATGCTGAAGGTAATCGAAGCTTACCCGCCGCCAGCAATGAAAGGAAAGTATGTGAAAATTAAATATTGTATGCAATTGCCAACTCAAACTCCTCAGTTTGTATTTTTTGCCAATTTACCGCAATATGTAAAAGAACCGTATAAGCGATACCTTGAGAATAAAATTCGTGAAAAATGGGATTTTGCAGGAGTTCCAATCGATATTTACATCAGAGAAAAATAA
- a CDS encoding DUF1772 domain-containing protein: MRASNILLIITATITAFMAGLFFSYSISVSLGLGKLSDKEFLNAMQNINREIQNIPFFICFFGTLIMLPITSFLHYKKQSFLLLIIATLFYSVGVFAVTAFINVPLNNKLELFEITNASSASARQMRNIFEDPWNFWNNIRSLSSLCSVFFIILACVYNGYKLKSN, encoded by the coding sequence ATGAGAGCGTCAAATATTTTATTAATTATTACGGCAACGATAACAGCATTCATGGCTGGACTTTTCTTTTCATACTCAATTTCGGTGAGTTTGGGATTGGGAAAACTAAGCGATAAGGAATTTCTAAATGCCATGCAGAACATCAATCGAGAGATTCAGAATATACCATTTTTCATTTGTTTTTTCGGAACCTTGATTATGCTTCCCATTACCAGTTTTCTGCACTACAAGAAGCAATCATTTCTGTTGCTCATTATAGCTACTCTATTTTATTCAGTAGGTGTGTTTGCCGTAACGGCGTTTATAAACGTTCCTCTAAATAATAAGCTGGAGCTGTTTGAAATTACAAATGCCTCAAGCGCAAGCGCAAGACAAATGAGAAATATCTTCGAAGACCCTTGGAATTTTTGGAACAACATAAGATCCCTATCATCCTTATGCAGCGTGTTTTTTATTATTCTAGCCTGTGTTTATAATGGGTATAAGCTAAAAAGTAATTGA
- a CDS encoding outer membrane beta-barrel protein, with product MTRIYSLLLFLAFVYSANAQNNIIIKGTVVDINSQLPLELATVYFTAVKDSTIIEYATTDKNGNFIINTKKYDKPVFLKVNYTGYQAYYEEQKGLTESKDFGKLYMLENANVLNEVIIKSEAPPITIKKDTLEFNAGSYKVRPDANVETLLKQLPGFDVDNTGKITVNGREVNQVLVNGKAFFDKDGAIAIKNLPADIIKKVQVSDFKTKKEELSKQESTSDYSSINITIDEKKNKGYFGKVLGGYGSDERYESSLMMNFFKNKQKISVLASSNNINSTGFSMDEVFDNMGGGRNAKGGSQGASSGGKGITQSTLAGINYSDDWTKDLEFMSSYNFTNAVTKNESKSNQLSLLPTGNILTEADSKTRNENTGNKANFELEYKINPTMQIVFAPKLNLSQSNNNSSSSTFSENENGDALNESTATSHSESSNTSFANSINFNKTFNKQSRNLSVVFNNNNTKNDSNGINISETIFYQDNKPNDERNQNAKNTSKSDAYSLDLEYTEPVTDSLRLRFGTDFNWQSSMSDQKTFNFDETSQEYSDLNLSLTNYTTSKQNSITPKVGITWQKSKFTLNVNSRTSIVEFDNHSFYLNQATDLNKRYMLPYGTAQLRYKFNRSKNLTFKYDYSNALPSATQLMPVADLNNPLNSVIGNPNLNPIEKSTAGIDFKNFDFRTRSGYSLFLKGDYYNNDVVSTSIYDDSGKRNTTYVNISGTYSASLGGNWNQQIKKDAHTIRYGLRLSGNYNFDKGFTNAVLYYAKSVVVTPSIYASYDYGEVLSIAPSYSLSYNETRYENYSRDATSNVIHRINMQTTSYWPANLIFGNDFGYTYNSNISDDFKKDFFLWNTSLSYGFLDKKLYAKVKVYDVLNQNQSATRTISPTSIRDEENTVLNVT from the coding sequence ATGACCAGAATTTATTCACTTTTATTGTTTTTAGCTTTTGTTTATTCTGCAAACGCCCAAAACAATATCATTATTAAAGGAACTGTAGTTGATATTAACTCACAGCTTCCGCTTGAACTTGCCACCGTTTATTTTACCGCAGTAAAAGATTCAACTATCATTGAATATGCTACGACCGATAAAAACGGAAATTTTATTATTAACACTAAAAAGTATGACAAGCCAGTTTTCTTAAAAGTAAATTATACGGGATACCAAGCTTATTACGAAGAACAAAAGGGGCTTACAGAAAGCAAAGACTTTGGCAAACTGTATATGCTTGAAAACGCAAATGTTTTAAATGAAGTGATAATTAAAAGCGAAGCACCACCTATTACTATTAAAAAAGATACTTTAGAGTTTAATGCTGGTTCGTATAAAGTGCGCCCAGATGCGAATGTTGAGACTTTGCTGAAGCAGCTGCCAGGATTTGATGTTGATAACACAGGAAAAATTACAGTAAATGGACGAGAAGTCAATCAGGTTTTAGTCAACGGTAAAGCATTTTTTGATAAAGATGGAGCTATTGCCATTAAAAACCTTCCGGCTGATATTATTAAAAAAGTTCAGGTTTCTGATTTTAAAACCAAAAAAGAAGAATTGTCCAAACAAGAATCGACTTCAGATTATTCGAGTATAAATATCACAATTGACGAAAAGAAAAATAAAGGATATTTTGGTAAAGTTCTTGGCGGATATGGTTCAGACGAACGCTACGAGAGCAGTTTAATGATGAACTTTTTCAAAAATAAACAGAAAATAAGCGTATTGGCTTCTTCAAACAATATCAACTCAACCGGATTTTCTATGGATGAGGTTTTTGATAATATGGGAGGCGGACGAAATGCTAAGGGCGGCAGCCAAGGCGCGAGCAGTGGAGGAAAAGGAATTACGCAATCTACTTTGGCCGGAATTAATTATTCTGATGACTGGACAAAAGATTTGGAGTTTATGAGCAGTTACAATTTTACAAATGCAGTAACTAAAAACGAAAGCAAATCCAATCAGCTTAGTCTATTGCCGACAGGAAATATTTTAACCGAAGCCGATTCTAAAACCAGAAATGAAAATACAGGAAACAAAGCCAATTTTGAGTTGGAATACAAAATCAATCCTACTATGCAGATTGTTTTTGCTCCTAAATTGAATTTGTCTCAATCAAATAATAACTCTTCTTCTTCGACTTTTTCTGAAAATGAAAATGGCGATGCATTGAACGAAAGTACAGCCACATCACACTCAGAAAGTTCAAATACCAGTTTTGCAAATAGTATTAATTTCAATAAAACTTTCAACAAGCAATCGAGAAATTTAAGTGTGGTTTTTAATAACAATAACACTAAAAACGATTCGAACGGAATTAACATTTCAGAGACTATTTTTTATCAGGATAATAAGCCAAATGATGAAAGAAATCAGAATGCAAAAAACACCTCAAAAAGTGATGCATATTCGCTTGATCTAGAATATACAGAACCAGTAACAGATTCACTGAGACTGCGTTTCGGAACCGATTTTAATTGGCAAAGTTCTATGAGCGATCAAAAGACATTTAATTTTGATGAAACATCGCAAGAATATTCAGATTTAAATTTATCGCTGACCAACTATACCACATCAAAGCAAAATTCGATTACGCCAAAAGTGGGTATTACGTGGCAGAAAAGTAAATTTACGCTGAATGTAAATTCGAGAACATCAATTGTGGAGTTTGATAACCATTCTTTTTACTTAAATCAAGCTACAGACTTGAATAAGAGATATATGCTGCCTTATGGCACGGCACAGCTTCGATACAAATTCAACCGTTCTAAAAACTTAACCTTCAAATACGATTATTCTAATGCGCTTCCGTCAGCAACGCAATTAATGCCGGTTGCAGATTTAAATAATCCATTGAATAGTGTGATAGGAAATCCAAATCTGAATCCGATTGAGAAAAGTACCGCGGGGATAGATTTTAAAAACTTTGACTTTAGAACACGCTCCGGTTACAGTTTATTTCTTAAGGGAGATTATTACAACAATGATGTTGTTTCTACTTCGATTTATGATGATAGTGGAAAAAGAAACACGACTTATGTAAATATTTCAGGAACTTACTCAGCTTCGCTTGGAGGAAACTGGAACCAGCAGATTAAAAAAGATGCCCATACCATAAGATACGGTTTGCGTTTAAGCGGTAATTATAATTTTGATAAAGGATTTACCAACGCTGTTTTGTATTATGCAAAATCGGTTGTAGTAACGCCAAGCATTTATGCTTCTTATGATTACGGAGAAGTGCTTTCGATTGCGCCGTCGTATAGTTTATCGTATAACGAAACGCGTTATGAAAATTATTCAAGAGATGCCACTTCAAATGTGATTCACAGAATTAATATGCAGACAACGTCTTATTGGCCAGCAAATTTAATTTTTGGAAATGACTTTGGATATACTTATAATTCGAATATTTCAGACGATTTCAAAAAGGACTTTTTCCTTTGGAATACCAGTCTCTCTTACGGATTTTTAGATAAAAAATTATATGCAAAAGTAAAAGTGTACGATGTTTTGAATCAGAATCAAAGTGCAACACGAACCATTTCACCAACTTCGATCCGAGATGAAGAAAATACAGTTTTAAACGTTACGTAA
- a CDS encoding helix-turn-helix domain-containing protein: MNYQNIVPEDSISLFVKNIWVFENEDKNIHTTLPFFADGCPGLMFQQTDHGLIVKPHDKKMPEVFLYGQTILPIELEISGAFLIIVFQLYPYVLKTFFDIQPQSINDNCYYFDDAEEDIRWLKKHLELSEIVKDKIEIISKLLLRYFEKKKENLDFEIRQGIEYILQTKGQENIRSIAGKLKFNIRTFERRFLAETGLTPKQFAKIIQFQASLDQLTVKDYEKHTDIVYQNGFSDQSHFIKVFKAFTGKTPKSFEK; this comes from the coding sequence ATGAACTATCAAAATATTGTTCCCGAAGACTCTATTTCGCTTTTTGTGAAAAACATCTGGGTGTTTGAAAATGAAGATAAAAATATACATACGACATTGCCTTTTTTTGCAGATGGCTGTCCAGGTTTGATGTTTCAGCAAACTGATCACGGATTGATCGTAAAGCCTCATGATAAAAAGATGCCAGAAGTCTTTCTCTACGGCCAAACAATTCTACCAATTGAGCTTGAGATTTCGGGCGCATTTCTTATTATCGTCTTTCAGTTGTATCCCTATGTTTTGAAGACATTTTTCGATATACAGCCCCAGAGCATAAATGATAATTGCTATTATTTTGATGATGCTGAAGAAGATATAAGGTGGCTTAAAAAGCATCTAGAATTGAGTGAAATCGTAAAAGATAAAATTGAAATTATATCGAAATTGCTTTTACGATATTTTGAAAAGAAAAAAGAAAATCTTGATTTTGAAATACGACAAGGTATAGAATACATCTTGCAAACAAAAGGTCAGGAAAATATCCGCTCAATTGCCGGTAAATTAAAGTTCAATATTCGCACCTTTGAGCGAAGATTTCTGGCAGAAACAGGTCTTACTCCTAAGCAGTTTGCTAAGATTATCCAATTTCAAGCCTCATTGGACCAATTGACCGTTAAAGATTATGAAAAACATACCGATATTGTATATCAAAATGGATTTTCAGACCAATCTCATTTTATAAAAGTTTTTAAAGCTTTTACTGGCAAAACGCCAAAATCATTTGAGAAATAA
- a CDS encoding serine hydrolase: MKKGRIRLALSLFICFASSTSFAQLSSAKIDSLMQNALQKFKVSGASIAVVKDGKIIHSKGYGVSSIETQKAVDEYTNFQIASNTKAFTTAALSILEDEGKLKWTDRVKDHLPEFKMYNDYVTENFNIQDLVTHRSGLGLGVGDLMFFPDESNFTAQDVIKSFQHFKPVSAFRTKFDYDNLLYIVAGEIIAKVSGMSYEQFVQQRIITPLQMNHTFVGSLLTDKTNLAVPHSSTSGTIKNIDAYDIGIANAAGGIYSNVADMAKWMMVRLNKGKYGDDLKSSLFSLKNHEEMWRLHTIMPTDSDPRYNSHFNGYGLGWFISDSKGNLKVEHTGGLPGMLSKVTLFPDLNLGIVILTNTENGGGGLFTAVSNTIEDSYLGLDDYGWTDKLVQWMSEDKNKSDDVTKNVWKKVASVKNVKIKNEDFIGIYEDSWFGKAEVFLKNKQLWIKCLRSPKLNGPMAFYNANTFAVKWEYQAMNCDALVMFSLDETGKAQSIKIKGISPDIDFSFDFQDLDFKRVEK, from the coding sequence ATGAAAAAAGGGAGAATCCGTTTAGCTTTATCACTTTTTATTTGTTTTGCCTCTTCAACATCATTTGCTCAATTATCATCTGCTAAAATCGATTCTTTAATGCAAAATGCTCTCCAAAAGTTTAAAGTTTCTGGAGCATCAATTGCAGTAGTAAAAGATGGAAAAATAATTCACTCAAAAGGATATGGAGTTAGCTCTATTGAAACCCAAAAAGCAGTAGACGAATACACTAATTTTCAAATTGCATCCAATACTAAAGCTTTTACAACAGCTGCATTATCGATTTTAGAAGACGAAGGCAAATTGAAATGGACTGACAGAGTTAAAGATCATTTGCCTGAATTTAAAATGTATAATGATTATGTTACAGAGAATTTTAATATTCAGGATTTAGTAACGCATAGAAGCGGACTTGGATTAGGCGTTGGTGATTTGATGTTTTTTCCTGACGAATCTAACTTTACAGCGCAAGATGTGATAAAAAGTTTTCAGCATTTCAAACCTGTTTCTGCCTTTAGAACCAAGTTTGATTATGATAATTTACTTTATATAGTTGCTGGGGAAATAATAGCAAAAGTTAGCGGAATGAGTTATGAACAATTTGTACAACAAAGAATTATCACTCCTTTACAAATGAATCATACTTTCGTTGGAAGTTTACTGACTGACAAAACAAATCTTGCTGTACCTCATTCTTCAACATCTGGAACCATAAAAAACATTGACGCCTATGATATAGGAATAGCAAATGCTGCAGGAGGCATTTACTCTAACGTTGCTGATATGGCAAAATGGATGATGGTACGCTTAAATAAGGGTAAATATGGAGATGATCTAAAGTCGTCGCTATTTTCTTTAAAAAATCATGAAGAAATGTGGCGTTTGCACACCATCATGCCTACAGATTCTGACCCGAGATACAATTCTCATTTTAATGGTTATGGTTTAGGATGGTTTATATCAGACTCAAAAGGGAATCTTAAGGTCGAACATACGGGAGGCTTGCCAGGAATGCTATCAAAAGTGACGCTGTTTCCTGATCTGAACTTGGGAATTGTGATTCTAACGAATACTGAAAATGGCGGTGGCGGACTTTTTACTGCGGTATCAAATACTATTGAAGACAGTTATTTAGGCCTTGACGATTATGGCTGGACAGATAAATTAGTCCAATGGATGAGTGAAGACAAGAATAAAAGTGATGACGTAACCAAAAATGTGTGGAAAAAAGTAGCTTCTGTAAAAAATGTCAAAATAAAAAATGAAGACTTTATTGGTATTTATGAAGATAGCTGGTTTGGAAAAGCAGAAGTATTTTTAAAAAACAAACAATTGTGGATCAAATGCCTACGATCTCCAAAGTTAAACGGTCCAATGGCTTTTTACAATGCCAACACATTTGCTGTAAAATGGGAATACCAAGCCATGAATTGTGATGCTCTTGTCATGTTCTCCCTTGACGAAACTGGTAAAGCCCAATCTATTAAAATAAAAGGCATTTCTCCAGATATCGATTTTAGTTTTGATTTTCAAGATTTGGATTTCAAAAGGGTAGAAAAATAA
- the era gene encoding GTPase Era, which produces MSHKAGFVNIIGNPNVGKSTLMNAFVGERLSIITSKAQTTRHRILGIVNGEDFQLVLSDTPGIIKPAYEMQESMMNFVKSAFEDADILIYMVEIGEQDLKDEDFFKKIIHAKIPVLLLLNKIDNSNQEQLEQQVSFWKEKVPNAEIFPISALQNFNVPEVFGRIIELLPESPAYYPKDQLTDKPERFFVNETIREKILLNYAKEIPYAVEIVTEEFHETENIIRIRSVIMVERDTQKGIIIGHKGAALKKVGTDARADLEKFFGKQIHIELYVKVNKNWRSNANMLKRFGYNQ; this is translated from the coding sequence ATGTCACATAAAGCAGGTTTCGTAAATATTATCGGAAATCCAAATGTTGGAAAATCAACATTGATGAACGCTTTCGTTGGAGAACGATTGTCAATCATTACATCAAAAGCACAAACTACACGTCATAGAATTCTTGGAATTGTAAACGGAGAAGACTTTCAATTGGTTTTGTCTGATACTCCAGGAATCATTAAGCCTGCCTATGAAATGCAGGAATCGATGATGAACTTTGTAAAATCGGCTTTTGAAGATGCTGACATTTTAATCTACATGGTCGAAATAGGCGAGCAGGACCTAAAAGATGAAGACTTCTTCAAGAAAATCATTCATGCCAAGATTCCGGTTTTATTGCTTTTAAATAAAATTGATAATTCAAATCAAGAACAATTGGAACAGCAAGTTTCTTTTTGGAAAGAGAAAGTGCCAAATGCAGAAATTTTCCCGATTTCGGCTTTGCAGAATTTCAACGTTCCAGAAGTTTTCGGAAGAATTATCGAGTTGCTGCCAGAATCACCAGCCTATTATCCTAAAGACCAATTGACAGACAAACCAGAACGTTTTTTTGTTAATGAAACTATTCGTGAGAAAATCTTATTGAATTATGCTAAAGAAATTCCATATGCAGTAGAAATCGTAACAGAAGAATTTCATGAAACAGAGAATATTATCAGAATTCGTTCGGTGATTATGGTGGAACGCGATACGCAAAAAGGAATCATTATTGGGCATAAAGGCGCCGCTTTGAAAAAAGTGGGAACAGATGCCCGCGCCGATTTAGAGAAATTCTTCGGAAAGCAAATTCACATTGAGCTTTATGTAAAAGTGAACAAAAACTGGAGAAGCAACGCTAATATGCTGAAACGTTTCGGGTATAATCAATAA
- a CDS encoding NAD(P)-dependent oxidoreductase, giving the protein MKVIIFGATGTVGIEIVKQALKNGDVVTAFVRDPQKMQNISHPNLHIHVGDVLSLNDVENAVQNQEAVFCALGDGRKGKIRAEGTKNIIEAMRKKGLNRLICQTTLGLGESYENLNFIWKHIMFGMLLKRAFQDHKLQEKYILDSSLDYTIVRPSAFTDDQITNTYRIGFDGSYKKLNLKIARKEVADFMIRQLNSNEYLKRTVSISN; this is encoded by the coding sequence ATGAAAGTAATAATCTTTGGAGCCACAGGTACAGTTGGCATTGAAATCGTAAAACAAGCATTAAAAAATGGAGATGTAGTAACAGCTTTTGTTCGTGATCCCCAAAAAATGCAAAACATTTCTCATCCTAACCTTCATATTCATGTAGGCGATGTTTTGAGTTTGAATGATGTTGAAAACGCGGTGCAGAATCAAGAAGCGGTTTTTTGTGCCTTAGGCGATGGCAGAAAAGGTAAAATACGTGCAGAAGGAACAAAAAACATTATTGAGGCGATGAGAAAAAAAGGATTAAATAGACTGATTTGCCAAACGACGCTCGGCTTGGGCGAAAGCTATGAAAATCTTAATTTTATTTGGAAACATATTATGTTCGGAATGTTGCTAAAAAGAGCATTTCAAGACCATAAATTACAAGAAAAATATATTTTGGACAGTAGTTTGGATTATACAATTGTTAGGCCTAGTGCTTTTACGGATGATCAAATTACCAATACTTATCGCATTGGTTTTGATGGAAGTTATAAAAAACTCAATCTGAAAATTGCCCGTAAGGAAGTTGCAGATTTTATGATACGTCAACTAAATAGCAATGAATATTTAAAAAGAACAGTTAGTATTTCCAATTAA